In the Arachis ipaensis cultivar K30076 chromosome B10, Araip1.1, whole genome shotgun sequence genome, one interval contains:
- the LOC107621695 gene encoding uncharacterized protein LOC107621695 isoform X2, whose translation MFKVTFNMDFSHEETLLFNYLFFEGHPMEDTMVRMRECRVTRRHIETLIPGRLIDGRVVEMVAMRNTCSIQHLNHPYFWCLPPRFAEDVSKGLLVDELIETYLPFWVKPSRFLNRIFIPVEDIFFHWYCIVVDFADKTVYHLDSYPDPNMIADRESLIRNMVERLHDLMTYPDYGPLRAFTPTDLRECPIRRGYSAAAWVISWLDPEGMFNALEISGVLDDSTLRGRTTVSLAGGPFNATGSLVKMWAKQWQRLGISRK comes from the exons TTTAAGGTGACGTTCAACATGGACTTCAGCCACGAAGAAACTCTGTTGTTTAATTACTTGTTTTTTGAGGGCCATCCGATGGA AGACACTATGGTGAGAATGCGTGAATGTCGCGTCACTAGGCGTCACATAGAAACTCTAATTCCTGGACGTCTGATCGATGGAAGAGTTGTTGAAATGGTGGCCATGCGTAACACTTGCTCCATCCAACACTTGAATCATCCATACTTTTGGTGCCTTCCACCTCGTTTCGCT GAAGATGTTAGTAAGGGGTTGTTGGTGGATGAACTTATTGAAACGTATTTGCCATTCTGGGTTAAGCCAAGTCGATTTCTCAATCGA ATTTTCATCCCCGTCGAAGACATCTTCTTCCATTGGTATTGCATCGTGGTTGACTTTGCTGATAAAACAGTATACCACTTGGACTCGTATCCAGATCCAAACATGATTGCCGATAGGGAAAGTCTAATCCGCAACATG GTTGAAAGGCTCCACGACTTGATGACATATCCCGATTATGGTCCTCTTCGAGCATTTACACCAACAGACCTTCGTGAGTGTCCAATTAGGCGAGG TTATAGTGCGGCAGCTTGGGTTATTTCATGGCTGGACCCAGAAGGAATGTTTAATGCGTTGGAAATCAGCGGAGTG CTGGATGATTCAACTCTAAGAGGCAGGACCACTGTTTCCCTGGCTGGTGGCCCTTTTAATGCCACTGGAAGCCTAGTTAAAATGTGGGCTAAGCAGTGGCAGAGGCTTGGCATCTCGAGGAAGTAA
- the LOC107622001 gene encoding basic leucine zipper 34-like has product MPLRVLYHSLSELIPLPPLPSLSIPPSLLVIFLLRRWQFAQRSRVCKLQYIAELERNVQGLQAEGSEVSAKLEFLNQENLILSMENKSLKQRLESLA; this is encoded by the exons ATGCCTCTTCGAGTGCTCTATCACTCTCTGTCCGAGCTCATTCCCCTTCCTCCGTTGCCGTCACTTTCGATTCCTCCGTCGCTGTTAGTTATCTTCCTCCTTCGCCGCTG GCAATTTGCTCAACGTTCACGAGTCTGTAAACTTCAATACATAGCTGAATTAGAAAGAAATGTACAAGGTTTACAG GCAGAAGGATCTGAAGTATCTGCCAAGCTTGAATTTCTTAACCAAGAGAATCTCATCCTGAGTATGGAGAACAAATCTCTCAAGCAACGGTTAGAAAGTTTAGCATAA
- the LOC107623556 gene encoding protein FAR1-RELATED SEQUENCE 5-like isoform X1 has product MRVVWCVFFWSDKCSQLDYHIFGDVLEFYATYRKNKYMCPLVVFSGVNHHNQTIVFVAALISNENEDTYTWLLQQFLECMNGKAPQCVITDGHGAMKKAIESVFPGAYHRLCAWHLIRNATANLGNPTFTSEFKRCMFFDYEISEFQNRWEMMVSKLGLEDNQWVCDLYARRKMWATAHIRGHFFGGFRTTSRCEGLHSILGKFVHSRHNLRDFVEQFFRCISQMRSRECQTDLESMVGDLVLQSPLHALERSTANILTREIFFLFRPMLTKACSLKVRSCTLTPTCEIYTLSRWGNSWKEWQVSHYPSSSIFKCSYMRMESLGIPCDHVVAVLVHLDFTEIPNSLFLARWSKNARSRVRAFMDKGPFCWDSMVTC; this is encoded by the coding sequence ATGAGGGTCGTTTGGTGCGTTTTTTTTTGGTCTGACAAGTGTAGTCAATTGGATTATCATATCTTTGGAGATGTGTTGGAGTTTTATGCGACATATCGGAAAAATAAATATATGTGTCCTCTAGTTGTGTTTTCTGGTGTAAATCATCATAATCAAACCATTGTGTTTGTCGCTGCTCTTATCTCAAATGAGAATGAGGATACTTATACCTGGTTACTACAACAATTCTTGGAGTGTATGAATGGAAAAGCTCCTCAATGTGTTATCACGGATGGTCACGGAGCCATGAAGAAGGCCATTGAATCAGTGTTTCCTGGTGCCTACCACCGGCTCTGTGCATGGCACTTAATTAGGAATGCAACAGCCAACCTTGGGAACCCAACCTTCACGTCTGAGTTTAAAAGATGCATGTTTTTCGATTATGAGATATCAGAGTTCCAAAACCGGTGGGAGATGATGGTTTCAAAACTTGGCCTCGAGGATAATCAATGGGTGTGTGACCTTTATGCTAGGAGGAAAATGTGGGCTACAGCACACATTCGTGGGCATTTTTTTGGGGGTTTCAGGACGACATCTAGATGTGAGGGGCTGCATTCAATTCTTGGAAAATTTGTTCACTCGCGGCACAATTTGAGAGATTTCGTTGAGCAATTTTTTCGTTGTATATCACAAATGAGGTCGAGGGAATGCCAAACTGACCTGGAATCTATGGTAGGCGATCTGGTACTACAAAGTCCACTCCATGCACTAGAGAGATCAACTGCAAATATACTCACAAGAGAAATATTCTTCCTATTCCGGCCGATGTTGACAAAGGCGTGCAGTTTGAAGGTCCGATCATGCACACTCACACCAACATGTGAGATTTATACCCTTTCACGGTGGGGCAATTCATGGAAGGAGTGGCAGGTATCTCACTACCCTAGTTCTTCTATTTTTAAGTGCTCTTACATGAGGATGGAATCTCTCGGTATACCTTGTGATCATGTCGTTGCAGTACTTGTACATTTAGACTTCACCGAAATTCCAAACAGTCTCTTCTTGGCAAGGTGGTCAAAGAATGCTAGGTCTAGAGTGAGGGCATTCATGGATAAGGGACCCTTTTGTTGGGATTCCATGGTGACTTGTTGA
- the LOC107621647 gene encoding uncharacterized protein LOC107621647 yields MKGSSTLNYAYIPLREPTRHWYLMVIGFRERILYHLDASMTEEESIRRKAVIRFVGNEVSCIIAAPHFPLEFLKTAGGVICFGISDASGLPSFQTRAASEIWVLNWMAMGGAFQHNLHPQMNDSMVRMHTVLGLLMSPFNESTEWMKKNESTV; encoded by the exons ATGAAGGGATCATCAACTTTGAATTAT GCGTATATCCCCTTGAGGGAGCCAACAAGACACTGGTATCTGATGGTAATTGGATTCAGAGAGCGCATTCTATACCATTTGGATGCTTCAATGACCGAAGAAGAGAGCATTAGAAGAAAAGCCGTCATTCGATTTGTG GGGAATGAGGTCTCTTGTATAATTGCGGCACCACACTTTCCACTTGAATTCTTGAAGACTGCTGGAGGAGTTATATGCTTTGGGATATCAGATGCTAGCGGATTACCATCATTTCAAACTCG TGCAGCCTCTGAGATTTGGGTACTGAATTGGATGGCAATGGGAGGTGCTTTCCAGCACAATCTTCATCCCCAG ATGAATGACAGCATGGTCAGAATGCATACTGTGCTAGGCCTCTTGATGTCTCCTTTTAATGAGAGTACGGAATGGATGAAGAAGAATGAATCAACAGTTTGA
- the LOC107621695 gene encoding uncharacterized protein LOC107621695 isoform X3 — MVRMRECRVTRRHIETLIPGRLIDGRVVEMVAMRNTCSIQHLNHPYFWCLPPRFAEDVSKGLLVDELIETYLPFWVKPSRFLNRIFIPVEDIFFHWYCIVVDFADKTVYHLDSYPDPNMIADRESLIRNMVERLHDLMTYPDYGPLRAFTPTDLRECPIRRGYSAAAWVISWLDPEGMFNALEISGVLDDSTLRGRTTVSLAGGPFNATGSLVKMWAKQWQRLGISRK, encoded by the exons ATGGTGAGAATGCGTGAATGTCGCGTCACTAGGCGTCACATAGAAACTCTAATTCCTGGACGTCTGATCGATGGAAGAGTTGTTGAAATGGTGGCCATGCGTAACACTTGCTCCATCCAACACTTGAATCATCCATACTTTTGGTGCCTTCCACCTCGTTTCGCT GAAGATGTTAGTAAGGGGTTGTTGGTGGATGAACTTATTGAAACGTATTTGCCATTCTGGGTTAAGCCAAGTCGATTTCTCAATCGA ATTTTCATCCCCGTCGAAGACATCTTCTTCCATTGGTATTGCATCGTGGTTGACTTTGCTGATAAAACAGTATACCACTTGGACTCGTATCCAGATCCAAACATGATTGCCGATAGGGAAAGTCTAATCCGCAACATG GTTGAAAGGCTCCACGACTTGATGACATATCCCGATTATGGTCCTCTTCGAGCATTTACACCAACAGACCTTCGTGAGTGTCCAATTAGGCGAGG TTATAGTGCGGCAGCTTGGGTTATTTCATGGCTGGACCCAGAAGGAATGTTTAATGCGTTGGAAATCAGCGGAGTG CTGGATGATTCAACTCTAAGAGGCAGGACCACTGTTTCCCTGGCTGGTGGCCCTTTTAATGCCACTGGAAGCCTAGTTAAAATGTGGGCTAAGCAGTGGCAGAGGCTTGGCATCTCGAGGAAGTAA
- the LOC107623556 gene encoding protein FAR1-RELATED SEQUENCE 5-like isoform X2: protein MRVVWCVFFWSDKCSQLDYHIFGDVLEFYATYRKNKYMCPLVVFSGVNHHNQTIVFVAALISNENEDTYTWLLQQFLECMNGKAPQCVITDGHGAMKKAIESVFPGAYHRLCAWHLIRNATANLGNPTFTSEFKRCMFFDYEISEFQNRWEMMVSKLGLEDNQWVCDLYARRKMWATAHIRGHFFGGFRTTSRCEGLHSILGKFVHSRHNLRDFVEQFFRCISQMRSRECQTDLESMVGDLVLQSPLHALERSTANILTREIFFLFRPMLTKACSLKVRSCTLTPTCEIYTLSRWGNSWKEWQAYWRMAKVSSTFRQRQASIVAIQCLRQRKQAKGELQRRIQVISFISAVKKADIFGFWGFYDFT from the exons ATGAGGGTCGTTTGGTGCGTTTTTTTTTGGTCTGACAAGTGTAGTCAATTGGATTATCATATCTTTGGAGATGTGTTGGAGTTTTATGCGACATATCGGAAAAATAAATATATGTGTCCTCTAGTTGTGTTTTCTGGTGTAAATCATCATAATCAAACCATTGTGTTTGTCGCTGCTCTTATCTCAAATGAGAATGAGGATACTTATACCTGGTTACTACAACAATTCTTGGAGTGTATGAATGGAAAAGCTCCTCAATGTGTTATCACGGATGGTCACGGAGCCATGAAGAAGGCCATTGAATCAGTGTTTCCTGGTGCCTACCACCGGCTCTGTGCATGGCACTTAATTAGGAATGCAACAGCCAACCTTGGGAACCCAACCTTCACGTCTGAGTTTAAAAGATGCATGTTTTTCGATTATGAGATATCAGAGTTCCAAAACCGGTGGGAGATGATGGTTTCAAAACTTGGCCTCGAGGATAATCAATGGGTGTGTGACCTTTATGCTAGGAGGAAAATGTGGGCTACAGCACACATTCGTGGGCATTTTTTTGGGGGTTTCAGGACGACATCTAGATGTGAGGGGCTGCATTCAATTCTTGGAAAATTTGTTCACTCGCGGCACAATTTGAGAGATTTCGTTGAGCAATTTTTTCGTTGTATATCACAAATGAGGTCGAGGGAATGCCAAACTGACCTGGAATCTATGGTAGGCGATCTGGTACTACAAAGTCCACTCCATGCACTAGAGAGATCAACTGCAAATATACTCACAAGAGAAATATTCTTCCTATTCCGGCCGATGTTGACAAAGGCGTGCAGTTTGAAGGTCCGATCATGCACACTCACACCAACATGTGAGATTTATACCCTTTCACGGTGGGGCAATTCATGGAAGGAGTGGCAG GCATATTGGAGGATGGCCAAGGTTAGCTCAACTTTCCGACAACGTCAAGCTTCAATTGTGGCAATACAATGCCTTAGGCAGCGTAAACAAGCTAAAGGAGAGCTTCAGAGACGTATCCAAGTGATTTCCTTTATTAGTGCAGTTAAAAAGGCTGATATATTTGGTTTTTGGGGGTTCTACGATTTTACCTAG